A DNA window from Paenibacillus sp. HWE-109 contains the following coding sequences:
- a CDS encoding helix-turn-helix transcriptional regulator, translating into MIDRSSTIRHAAFRELSPSVHWAQIHQRTPQFKWSRRMYDFEFLYILQGEIQVTLLDESFLVPAEHLLFLPASVHHHIEILTEPYVQLLGIHFDFFDDLSVKQAELVVDETHPFDDSFCAMPYIDGQPILPYRYAIHLPPAIVSVMETVIQETNDQKMGYEMVCRGLMLQMLTLLIRHHDETNRTHHPKYQESLHHLAHELQTQYRKKWTNGEMAALINVHEDYMSKLFKDSMGMSPNKYLQSIRHQHAKRLLRETDDKIEFIAMDIGYEDFHYFSRIFKKWEGISAQQYRKFAQMI; encoded by the coding sequence GTGATAGATAGGTCCTCTACGATTAGGCATGCTGCGTTTCGCGAACTGTCTCCGAGCGTGCATTGGGCGCAGATCCATCAGCGAACGCCTCAATTCAAATGGTCCCGGCGCATGTATGACTTTGAATTCCTGTATATTCTGCAAGGGGAAATCCAGGTCACTTTATTGGACGAATCCTTCCTCGTGCCGGCGGAGCATCTGTTGTTCCTGCCTGCCAGCGTCCATCATCATATCGAGATTTTGACGGAACCCTATGTGCAGCTGCTCGGCATTCATTTCGATTTCTTCGATGATTTGTCCGTCAAGCAGGCTGAGCTCGTGGTGGATGAGACCCATCCATTTGACGATTCCTTCTGCGCGATGCCCTATATCGACGGCCAGCCGATTCTTCCCTATCGGTATGCCATTCATTTGCCTCCGGCCATTGTGTCCGTGATGGAGACTGTTATTCAGGAAACGAATGACCAGAAGATGGGCTACGAAATGGTCTGCCGCGGACTTATGCTGCAAATGCTAACGCTGCTCATTCGGCATCATGATGAAACGAACCGCACCCATCACCCCAAATATCAAGAAAGCCTACACCACTTAGCCCATGAACTGCAAACACAGTATCGAAAAAAGTGGACCAACGGAGAGATGGCCGCTTTGATCAATGTTCATGAAGACTATATGAGTAAGCTTTTTAAAGATAGTATGGGTATGAGTCCGAATAAATACCTGCAATCTATTCGCCATCAACACGCGAAGCGCTTGCTTCGTGAAACGGATGATAAAATCGAGTTCATCGCGATGGACATCGGCTATGAGGATTTTCATTATTTCAGCCGTATTTTCAAAAAGTGGGAAGGCATTTCCGCTCAACAATACCGCAAATTTGCGCAAATGATTTAA
- a CDS encoding carbohydrate ABC transporter permease yields the protein MKKKPWLTILSLVICLIHILPFYILVTTSLKAFDDVSSKWMMPGYFYIDNFRDAWREAHLGDAFRSNFIVTFISVILIVVIGSIAAYPLARRQTTWNKLMYAVFVSALIVPPLTILVPLYKFMVDIGGMNQYWGIIMLFITFNLPMTIFLYTGFISTIPRDLDEAAMIDGAGRFQLFFTVILPLLKPVTATVIILSGVAVWNDYQFSIFFLQKPDMRTITVALSTFFGQYTSNVGWVAAGSFMGAIPMTIVYLFLQRYFVSGLASGAIKG from the coding sequence ATGAAAAAGAAGCCTTGGCTGACGATTCTCTCCTTGGTTATTTGTCTGATTCATATTCTGCCTTTCTATATTCTCGTCACAACGTCACTCAAAGCGTTCGACGATGTCAGTTCCAAGTGGATGATGCCGGGCTACTTCTACATCGATAATTTCCGGGATGCCTGGCGGGAAGCGCATCTGGGGGATGCGTTCCGCAGCAACTTTATCGTAACATTTATTTCGGTCATCCTGATTGTCGTGATCGGCTCCATTGCGGCCTATCCGCTTGCCCGGCGTCAAACGACGTGGAACAAATTGATGTATGCGGTATTCGTCTCTGCTTTGATTGTTCCTCCATTGACTATTCTGGTGCCGTTGTATAAGTTTATGGTAGATATTGGCGGGATGAATCAGTATTGGGGAATTATTATGCTGTTCATCACCTTTAATTTGCCGATGACCATCTTCTTGTACACGGGCTTCATCAGCACGATTCCCCGGGATTTGGATGAGGCGGCGATGATCGATGGCGCAGGGCGGTTTCAGCTATTTTTTACCGTGATCCTGCCGCTGCTCAAGCCGGTGACGGCTACGGTTATTATTTTGTCCGGGGTCGCTGTGTGGAACGATTACCAGTTCTCGATCTTTTTCCTGCAAAAGCCAGATATGCGAACGATTACGGTAGCGCTTTCAACATTCTTCGGGCAATATACGAGCAATGTCGGCTGGGTGGCTGCCGGGTCGTTCATGGGGGCGATTCCGATGACGATCGTGTACTTATTTCTGCAGCGGTACTTCGTTTCCGGGCTTGCGTCGGGGGCGATCAAAGGTTAG
- a CDS encoding DUF4091 domain-containing protein, with the protein MSTNQSMLETRSISSLEKVFPDEELHAVPYQRASALQKEIFSFQVAYRSPLTQQQVRVDVESKLTSHIRLRSVQMVPAEFPNYPDHDDNLLRDAPGLYPDLLVPLALSDDIVGIPKQWRSLWVTVHLAEEVKPGKYPIVVVFKTPGGELLSRETFELEVLEAALPEQKLIHTEWFHTDCLAVYYKVDVFSERYWEIVESYVKTAVDHGINMLLTPIFTPPLDTKIGGERPTVQLVDVSKSGETYTFGFERLKRWVDMCNRNNVRYFELSHLFTQWGAKHAPKIIAVEDGQTKQIFGWETDATGEAYKSFLAQFLPELVVFIRENGLMERVYYHISDEPMTDHLATYGSASRWVKQFMGEIPSMDALSEYFYYEQGLIETPIVANNHITPFLEHEVTNLWTYYCCAQYIDVANRFICMPSARNRVFGLQLYKFRISGFLHWGFNFWFAQYSRFAIDPYRNTDANYGFPAGDPFVVYPGEDGTPLDSLRLEVFREALQDLRALELLESQIGRERTVALMEEGADEPITFAVYPKEAEWVLACRERINAAIQQYATIN; encoded by the coding sequence TTGTCTACCAACCAATCCATGCTAGAAACCCGCAGTATTAGTTCACTCGAGAAAGTATTTCCGGATGAAGAGCTGCATGCCGTACCCTATCAACGCGCATCAGCCTTGCAGAAGGAGATCTTCTCCTTCCAGGTTGCTTATCGTTCACCACTCACGCAACAACAGGTACGCGTCGATGTGGAATCCAAACTGACTTCACACATTAGGCTTCGCAGCGTGCAAATGGTGCCAGCTGAATTCCCCAACTATCCAGATCACGATGATAATTTGCTTCGCGATGCACCGGGATTGTACCCCGATCTGCTAGTTCCCTTGGCCCTGTCTGATGATATCGTGGGGATTCCCAAGCAATGGCGATCGCTCTGGGTAACTGTTCATCTGGCTGAAGAAGTGAAGCCTGGCAAATATCCAATAGTGGTTGTATTCAAGACGCCTGGGGGCGAATTGTTGTCCCGCGAAACGTTTGAACTCGAAGTATTGGAAGCGGCATTGCCGGAACAGAAGCTGATCCATACCGAATGGTTTCATACCGATTGTCTGGCTGTATACTACAAGGTCGACGTATTCAGCGAGCGGTATTGGGAAATCGTTGAATCCTACGTCAAAACGGCAGTGGATCATGGGATCAACATGCTGCTTACGCCCATTTTCACACCTCCATTGGATACGAAGATCGGCGGGGAGCGGCCTACCGTTCAACTCGTAGACGTGAGCAAATCCGGCGAGACCTACACATTCGGGTTCGAACGGTTGAAGCGTTGGGTCGACATGTGTAATCGGAATAACGTCCGCTACTTCGAGCTGTCGCATCTATTCACCCAATGGGGCGCCAAGCACGCACCCAAGATTATCGCGGTAGAGGATGGCCAAACCAAGCAAATCTTCGGTTGGGAAACGGATGCCACGGGAGAAGCCTATAAAAGCTTTCTGGCTCAGTTTTTACCGGAGTTGGTCGTTTTCATTAGGGAGAATGGATTGATGGAGCGTGTGTATTATCACATTTCGGACGAGCCGATGACCGATCATTTGGCTACGTATGGAAGTGCGAGCCGTTGGGTCAAACAGTTCATGGGCGAGATACCCTCTATGGATGCGTTATCCGAGTATTTTTATTATGAGCAAGGACTCATCGAAACGCCCATTGTAGCGAATAATCACATCACGCCGTTCCTGGAACACGAGGTAACGAATTTATGGACTTATTACTGTTGTGCTCAATATATAGACGTAGCTAATCGATTTATTTGTATGCCTTCTGCCCGCAATCGCGTTTTTGGCTTACAGCTCTACAAATTCCGTATCAGTGGATTTCTGCATTGGGGCTTTAACTTCTGGTTTGCTCAATACTCGCGCTTTGCAATTGATCCCTATCGTAACACCGATGCCAATTATGGCTTCCCGGCAGGGGATCCCTTCGTTGTTTATCCAGGAGAGGACGGGACGCCGCTGGATTCGCTAAGGCTCGAAGTCTTCCGCGAGGCGCTGCAGGATTTACGGGCGCTGGAGCTGCTCGAATCGCAGATCGGCAGGGAGCGGACAGTGGCACTCATGGAAGAAGGTGCGGATGAGCCGATTACTTTCGCGGTATATCCGAAGGAAGCAGAGTGGGTTCTGGCTTGCCGCGAACGCATTAATGCAGCTATTCAGCAGTATGCTACTATCAACTAA
- a CDS encoding response regulator, translated as MKLIIADDESLIRASILSMVQDVETSWQLAGEASNGEELLDLVKEHRPNVAIIDIRMPRMSGLEAMQLGRVISPCTKWIILSGYSDFAYAQEAMKLGASEYLLKPVNPVELERALANTAKDNKEFIRMLNQQFENSSFALCNGLTSMKFEELDSIFVQGWFIGAICLFDTTCTGKALSDITSRFYDDLRGCMHSQLVYGMNFAMISLLSGDLAVIGSWDPAKGLASKEQVHHFFDALADRAGNSLQGAAAITILQTAECHGFDALNQQLGQLGLWNSLRAVCGVGRRLAYAELQTEAGDDLKVRASHLLCSIKHHLQIRGYLNYLSAVSEMEGVWPQAAWLNQDTYRCAVQLFMQHALGIAAAAPLTQEEMMKELRSLGESRLLEIKPREPVTADLIEQVVHYLEQHYMEDVGIGQIAHQLNVSANYLSTLFHKKTGTPFVKYLTNIRMLKAKELLLNTNLQVKQIAEKVGYYSTRHFTKLFVENCLSYPSDYRKSQA; from the coding sequence GTGAAACTAATTATCGCCGATGATGAGAGCTTGATTCGCGCCAGTATCCTAAGCATGGTTCAGGATGTGGAGACATCATGGCAGCTTGCAGGTGAAGCTTCCAATGGAGAGGAACTGCTTGATCTGGTCAAGGAGCATAGGCCTAATGTAGCGATTATCGATATCCGTATGCCGCGCATGAGCGGGCTGGAGGCGATGCAGCTCGGAAGGGTCATTTCGCCCTGTACGAAGTGGATTATTTTGAGCGGCTATTCGGATTTTGCCTACGCACAGGAAGCAATGAAGCTGGGAGCATCGGAATATTTGCTCAAACCGGTGAATCCTGTTGAGCTGGAGCGTGCGCTCGCGAATACGGCCAAAGATAACAAAGAATTCATCCGCATGCTGAATCAGCAGTTTGAGAACAGCTCGTTCGCTCTGTGCAATGGGCTTACTTCCATGAAGTTCGAGGAGTTGGACAGCATTTTTGTGCAGGGATGGTTTATCGGGGCGATATGTCTCTTTGATACGACCTGTACCGGGAAGGCATTGTCGGATATTACAAGCCGTTTCTATGACGATCTCCGTGGATGCATGCACAGTCAGCTTGTATATGGCATGAATTTCGCTATGATCTCTTTACTGAGCGGCGATCTCGCTGTCATCGGTTCCTGGGACCCAGCGAAGGGGCTGGCTAGCAAGGAGCAGGTGCATCACTTTTTTGATGCGCTGGCGGATAGGGCAGGGAACAGCCTTCAAGGCGCAGCGGCAATCACGATTCTGCAAACCGCAGAATGCCACGGCTTCGATGCCTTGAATCAACAGCTTGGACAGTTGGGATTATGGAACAGTTTGCGCGCAGTATGCGGAGTTGGGCGGAGGCTTGCGTATGCGGAGCTTCAGACGGAGGCAGGCGATGACCTGAAGGTGAGAGCTAGCCACCTGCTCTGCTCGATCAAGCATCATCTGCAGATTAGGGGGTATTTGAATTACCTAAGCGCCGTCAGCGAGATGGAAGGGGTTTGGCCGCAAGCGGCATGGCTTAATCAGGATACTTATCGATGTGCAGTCCAGCTGTTTATGCAGCATGCTTTGGGGATTGCCGCGGCTGCTCCTTTGACCCAAGAGGAGATGATGAAGGAGCTGCGGAGCTTGGGAGAAAGTCGGCTGCTGGAGATTAAGCCTAGAGAACCGGTAACGGCTGATTTAATTGAGCAGGTCGTTCATTATCTCGAGCAGCATTATATGGAGGACGTCGGGATCGGCCAAATTGCCCATCAATTGAACGTCTCGGCGAATTATTTGAGCACATTGTTTCATAAGAAAACAGGGACGCCATTTGTGAAGTATTTGACGAATATCCGCATGCTGAAAGCCAAGGAACTGCTGCTGAATACCAATTTGCAGGTGAAGCAGATCGCGGAGAAGGTGGGTTATTACAGCACGCGGCACTTTACCAAGCTATTTGTGGAAAATTGCCTGAGCTATCCGTCCGATTATCGCAAAAGTCAGGCTTGA
- a CDS encoding carbohydrate ABC transporter permease produces the protein MAEARTALAQAKQERKSSTVVGRMIRNGALLNLLYIPALLLFIVFIFYPFFKGIKISFTNWDGYNQGYKWIGLDNYTRMFKDPEILKVIRNTAIYGIGSAVFQNVIGLLYALFLNMNIRTRGLVRTVIYLPVIISSLIMGYIWYFFFQYQGGAINDIILLFHDQPSNLLGDPNLNVWIITFVNTYQYLGIAMVLYLAGLQSIPKDYYEAATIDGAGAVKRFLHVTWPLIAPAFTVSMVLNLIGGLKLFDVIVALTNSGPGYASASLSSIMYLLYFGREDAGYAATIGILMFIMISIVSISALLFLRKREVNA, from the coding sequence ATGGCGGAAGCAAGGACTGCGCTGGCGCAGGCGAAGCAGGAGCGGAAATCATCGACAGTCGTCGGTCGGATGATCCGCAATGGCGCGTTATTGAATTTGCTCTATATTCCGGCGCTGCTGTTGTTTATTGTGTTTATCTTTTATCCGTTTTTCAAAGGGATCAAGATTTCCTTTACGAACTGGGATGGGTACAATCAGGGGTACAAATGGATCGGCCTCGACAACTACACACGGATGTTCAAGGATCCGGAAATTTTGAAGGTCATTCGCAACACCGCGATTTATGGGATCGGCAGCGCCGTTTTTCAGAATGTCATCGGCCTGCTGTACGCGTTATTCTTAAATATGAACATTCGAACCCGCGGACTTGTCCGTACGGTCATTTATTTGCCGGTCATTATCAGCTCCTTAATTATGGGCTATATTTGGTACTTCTTCTTCCAGTATCAAGGCGGAGCGATCAACGACATCATCCTTTTGTTCCATGACCAGCCATCTAACTTATTGGGAGATCCCAATCTCAACGTTTGGATTATTACCTTCGTCAACACGTATCAGTATTTGGGTATTGCGATGGTGCTGTATTTGGCGGGGCTGCAGTCCATCCCCAAAGATTATTATGAGGCGGCAACGATCGATGGAGCGGGTGCTGTTAAACGTTTCCTTCATGTCACATGGCCGCTTATCGCGCCTGCTTTTACTGTGAGCATGGTGCTCAATCTGATTGGCGGTCTGAAATTATTCGATGTCATCGTCGCCTTGACCAACAGTGGTCCAGGGTATGCCTCAGCTTCGCTATCTTCCATTATGTACTTGCTGTATTTCGGGCGTGAAGATGCGGGATATGCAGCGACCATTGGGATTCTCATGTTCATCATGATCTCCATCGTGAGCATTTCTGCACTCTTATTCCTGAGAAAAAGGGAGGTCAACGCGTGA
- a CDS encoding potassium-transporting ATPase subunit F — translation MRKSLNAGLPLRQLANKRLGGYQMIVIGCIAAAIMVYLGFVLVKPEKF, via the coding sequence TTGCGAAAAAGCTTAAACGCAGGTCTGCCACTCAGGCAGCTCGCGAACAAACGGTTAGGAGGCTATCAGATGATCGTCATTGGATGTATAGCAGCAGCCATCATGGTGTATCTTGGTTTTGTTCTGGTGAAGCCGGAGAAATTTTAA
- a CDS encoding APC family permease yields the protein MWYALKRFLIGQPLKSADLGEQKLNKTKALAILSSDALSSVAYGPEQILIVLITIGAVAFWYTIPIAVGVLVLLLALILSYRQIIYAYPHGGGAYVVSKENLGVNAGLLAGGSLLVDYILTVAVSISAGTDAITSAFPHLHPYNVEIAITLVILITILNLRGITESASILAYPVYLFILALFVLIGAGLYHILTGTVSATNHVPLGTPVAGISLFLLLKAFASGSSALTGVEAISNAIPNFKDPGPNNASKTLAAMGLLLALLFSGVVYLAYYYGIAPKAQETVVSQIASQTFGRNWMYYCVQGTTAMILVLAANTGYSAFPLLAVNLAKDKFIARMFTIRGDRLGYSNGIIFLAVASILLIIAFKGRTEHLIPLYAVGVFIPFTLAQTGMLVKWLREKPRGWIVKLTVNLVGALISFTVMMIFFLTKFGQVWTVLIFLPLIVMIFHRIKKHYEAVGEQLRITTCEPAIPIEGNIMIVPVAGITHVVENSLNYAKSLAPDQIIAVYVAFDRDTEKQFAEKWENWQPDVRLVTLHSHYRSIIHPLTKFIDTVEHKANESNFRVTVLIPQFIPKKSWQNILHNQSSLLIRAFLLYRRNLVVTTVPYHLKK from the coding sequence ATGTGGTATGCATTGAAGAGATTTCTAATCGGTCAGCCGTTAAAGTCAGCGGATCTAGGGGAACAAAAGCTGAATAAGACCAAAGCGTTAGCCATCCTCTCTTCGGATGCGTTATCCTCGGTTGCCTATGGGCCTGAGCAAATTTTAATTGTGCTGATTACGATTGGGGCCGTTGCTTTCTGGTACACGATCCCTATTGCGGTAGGCGTGCTTGTCCTCTTGCTGGCGCTGATATTGTCCTATCGGCAAATCATATATGCCTATCCGCATGGTGGCGGGGCGTACGTCGTTTCGAAGGAAAACCTGGGCGTGAACGCTGGTTTGCTGGCCGGGGGTTCCTTGTTGGTCGACTATATTCTCACAGTTGCGGTTAGTATTTCAGCGGGGACAGATGCTATCACCTCTGCATTCCCGCACTTGCACCCGTACAATGTGGAAATTGCCATTACATTAGTCATCCTCATAACGATTCTAAATCTGCGGGGAATCACGGAGTCCGCCTCAATTCTGGCTTATCCGGTCTATTTATTTATCTTGGCATTATTTGTTTTAATTGGCGCAGGCCTGTATCACATCCTGACTGGGACTGTTTCTGCCACGAATCATGTGCCTTTGGGGACGCCGGTTGCTGGCATTTCGCTGTTTCTGCTGTTAAAAGCATTTGCCTCCGGGAGCTCAGCCTTAACGGGGGTCGAAGCGATCTCCAACGCCATCCCTAACTTCAAGGACCCTGGGCCGAACAATGCTTCCAAAACGCTAGCCGCCATGGGACTGCTGCTTGCACTTTTATTCTCCGGCGTCGTGTACCTTGCCTATTATTATGGCATTGCGCCCAAAGCGCAGGAGACGGTCGTTTCCCAGATCGCCTCGCAAACGTTCGGGCGCAATTGGATGTATTATTGCGTGCAGGGAACAACAGCTATGATTCTTGTGCTCGCCGCGAATACGGGGTACTCGGCCTTCCCGCTGCTGGCGGTCAACTTGGCCAAGGATAAGTTCATTGCGCGGATGTTCACCATCCGGGGAGATCGTTTGGGCTATTCCAACGGGATCATTTTCCTGGCCGTGGCGTCCATCCTGCTGATTATCGCCTTCAAAGGCAGGACAGAGCATCTCATCCCGCTGTACGCCGTCGGGGTGTTCATTCCTTTCACCCTTGCGCAGACGGGGATGCTGGTGAAATGGCTTCGCGAGAAGCCCAGAGGCTGGATCGTCAAATTAACGGTTAATTTGGTAGGGGCGCTGATCAGCTTCACGGTGATGATGATCTTCTTTTTGACCAAGTTCGGCCAGGTGTGGACCGTCTTGATCTTCCTGCCTTTGATCGTGATGATCTTTCATCGGATCAAAAAGCACTACGAGGCCGTTGGCGAGCAACTGCGGATTACGACTTGCGAGCCGGCGATCCCGATTGAAGGGAATATCATGATTGTGCCCGTCGCGGGAATCACGCATGTCGTTGAGAACTCCTTGAACTATGCCAAGTCTCTTGCGCCGGATCAAATAATTGCCGTGTATGTTGCTTTCGACCGGGACACGGAGAAGCAGTTCGCTGAGAAATGGGAGAATTGGCAGCCCGATGTCCGCCTAGTCACACTGCATTCCCATTACCGCAGCATCATCCATCCGCTAACGAAGTTTATCGACACGGTGGAGCATAAAGCGAACGAGTCCAATTTCCGTGTGACCGTCTTGATTCCACAGTTCATTCCCAAGAAAAGCTGGCAGAACATTCTCCATAATCAATCCAGCTTGCTGATTCGGGCGTTCCTGCTGTATCGCAGGAATCTGGTCGTGACGACGGTGCCTTACCATTTGAAAAAGTAG
- a CDS encoding cache domain-containing sensor histidine kinase — protein MWITLGGDTIRQSIRLRLSLLFFITIVIPIVGIVIQLPSYYLHLIKEQESSLLEGTLTALTFDIQTYLDDLERMTVTPYLNNEVMRALKLKSTSQQWNQLTPFEQYEAEEMLNKTLPNYLRNMRKDILGTILLPMDGSVYITPPNSYSDQVVKGFPFARQDWYQKALKADGNVAFTGVHQQDYLNLAGAEVFSVARLIKDPDSSRPLGIIMADADTVLLDQMMKGIRLSAGAVVVILDDNEQLIYANHPISPELQGQVASGSHTVKAEKASYSVVRETISRSKWTIAILSPEAFIESHLQRVYWLGFAFAASGLLIALILYFTVSHWIVTPFKRMIQVMKRVQRGDLTTGYQVKGNDEISQLGTNLNTMISKLGELIDREYKAVLGQRNAEYRALQSQIQPHFLYNTLNGFIGLNRTGQSMQLEKAILSLSGMLRYTLEHNDWAQLQEEIEFINKYCGLQQLRFGDRLQVHVICDPRALSILIPKLLLQPMMENAIIHGIEPCDHECELRMDIHIQGTASGEEILSIQISDNGVGFDSASKQEGLGIRNVRERLQLSYEGASMWLHSSINEGTKVQILIPLKDVKRA, from the coding sequence TTGTGGATAACTTTGGGAGGGGATACCATCAGGCAATCCATTCGACTGCGCTTATCGCTGCTTTTCTTCATCACGATTGTGATTCCGATTGTCGGTATCGTGATTCAGCTGCCCTCCTATTACCTTCATCTGATTAAAGAACAGGAGTCCTCTCTGCTGGAGGGGACTTTGACGGCGTTGACGTTCGATATTCAAACGTATCTGGACGATTTGGAGCGTATGACGGTAACGCCCTATTTGAATAATGAAGTCATGCGGGCCTTGAAATTGAAGTCTACGTCACAGCAGTGGAACCAGCTAACCCCTTTCGAGCAATATGAGGCGGAAGAGATGCTGAATAAGACGCTGCCGAATTATTTGCGCAATATGCGCAAGGACATACTGGGGACCATTCTTCTGCCGATGGATGGTTCTGTTTATATAACACCGCCGAACAGCTACTCCGACCAAGTGGTCAAAGGGTTTCCTTTCGCCAGGCAGGATTGGTACCAGAAGGCGCTCAAGGCCGATGGGAACGTTGCCTTCACAGGCGTTCATCAGCAGGACTATTTGAATCTCGCGGGCGCTGAGGTGTTCTCTGTCGCTCGACTGATTAAGGACCCGGATTCCAGTCGTCCGCTCGGCATTATTATGGCGGATGCGGATACCGTGCTGCTGGATCAAATGATGAAAGGCATCCGTCTGAGCGCGGGCGCAGTCGTCGTTATCCTGGATGACAATGAGCAGTTGATCTACGCCAATCATCCCATTTCCCCGGAACTGCAAGGACAAGTCGCTTCGGGCAGCCACACTGTGAAGGCGGAGAAAGCGTCGTATTCCGTCGTGCGCGAGACGATCAGCCGGTCCAAGTGGACGATTGCGATACTCTCGCCCGAGGCTTTCATCGAATCCCACTTGCAGCGCGTGTATTGGCTTGGCTTTGCCTTTGCCGCCAGCGGTTTGCTGATTGCGCTGATTCTGTACTTCACGGTCTCGCACTGGATCGTGACCCCTTTTAAGCGCATGATTCAGGTGATGAAACGCGTTCAGCGCGGGGATCTGACGACAGGCTACCAGGTCAAAGGCAACGATGAAATTTCGCAGCTTGGCACGAATCTGAATACGATGATCTCCAAGCTCGGGGAGCTGATTGATCGGGAATACAAAGCGGTGCTCGGTCAGCGGAACGCGGAGTATCGGGCGCTGCAATCGCAGATTCAGCCTCATTTTCTATACAACACGTTAAATGGCTTCATCGGCCTCAATCGAACGGGACAAAGCATGCAGCTGGAGAAGGCTATCTTGTCCTTGAGCGGCATGCTGCGCTATACGCTGGAACATAACGATTGGGCGCAACTGCAAGAGGAAATCGAATTCATCAACAAATACTGCGGGCTGCAACAGCTGCGCTTCGGGGACCGTCTCCAGGTGCATGTCATCTGCGATCCAAGGGCGCTGTCCATTCTGATTCCCAAGCTGCTGCTGCAGCCGATGATGGAGAATGCGATTATTCATGGCATTGAGCCGTGTGATCACGAGTGCGAGCTGCGCATGGATATTCACATTCAGGGGACCGCCAGCGGCGAAGAAATCTTAAGCATTCAAATCAGCGATAACGGCGTGGGATTCGACTCTGCCAGCAAGCAGGAGGGACTCGGGATTCGCAATGTGAGAGAACGGTTGCAGCTCTCCTATGAAGGTGCTTCTATGTGGCTGCATAGCAGCATTAATGAAGGAACGAAGGTACAGATTCTCATTCCGCTAAAGGATGTGAAACGAGCGTGA